From a single Okeanomitos corallinicola TIOX110 genomic region:
- the cobJ gene encoding precorrin-3B C(17)-methyltransferase, with protein sequence MKTRVEPTVVILSQNSITVAKQIVNILPGAKLYGLASRTNGVDVSFTNFGDTLRELFAAGKPIIGICAAGILIRTLAPLITDKRQEPPVLAVAEDGSAVVPLLGGLNGVNDLGRQIAEVFQIQAAITTTGDLRFRTALLSPPTGYYLANPDDAKKFIADLLAGAKVKLAGTAPWLSESNLPIDDDGELTIKVTEKEVAFQANCLVYHPANIAIAITSPNSETVRHLHELLENIQISPHSVAVILAPIYLATNPIIANIANIFQVPTRFFTASQLTEFTTKGFSFHEAVVSSGTDANSISLCSPSSQITVSITPEIIDPETIGQPQGKLAIIGTGPGAKKWISPEVTEILNHATDLVGYKTYINLIGSLADGKNIHESDNREEEARAKMALDLAAEGKYVVVVSSGDPGIYAMATAVFEVIDKYNCPEWQTIDIQVAPGISAMQATAAAIGAPLGHDFCVISLSDILKPWEIIAQRIEKAAQGDFVIAFYNPVSKYRNWQLTEAKNILLQHRKPDTPVILGWNIGRPGQAVKVMNLEDLEPVEADMRTLIIVGSSQTRKIETDAQDIRVYTPRQYNS encoded by the coding sequence ATGAAAACCAGGGTTGAACCTACCGTAGTCATACTGAGTCAAAATAGTATTACGGTAGCAAAGCAAATTGTCAATATTTTACCAGGAGCAAAGTTATACGGTTTAGCTAGTCGTACTAATGGGGTTGATGTTAGCTTTACTAATTTTGGTGATACCCTACGGGAGTTATTCGCAGCGGGAAAACCAATCATTGGTATTTGTGCAGCGGGTATTTTAATTAGAACTTTAGCACCTTTAATCACAGATAAAAGACAAGAACCCCCAGTGTTAGCAGTAGCTGAAGATGGTAGCGCAGTTGTACCTTTATTGGGTGGGTTAAATGGGGTAAATGATTTGGGACGACAAATTGCAGAAGTTTTCCAGATCCAAGCTGCAATTACCACCACAGGAGATTTACGTTTTCGCACAGCTTTATTATCTCCTCCCACTGGATATTATTTAGCTAACCCAGATGATGCAAAAAAATTTATTGCTGATTTATTAGCAGGAGCAAAAGTTAAATTAGCAGGAACAGCACCTTGGTTAAGTGAGAGTAATTTACCTATAGATGACGATGGTGAGTTAACAATTAAAGTCACAGAAAAAGAGGTAGCTTTTCAAGCTAATTGTTTAGTTTATCATCCTGCTAATATTGCGATCGCCATTACTTCTCCCAACTCAGAAACAGTCAGACACCTTCACGAACTACTAGAAAATATACAAATTTCCCCTCATTCAGTAGCTGTAATTCTTGCACCCATCTACTTAGCTACTAACCCCATAATTGCAAACATTGCTAATATTTTTCAAGTCCCTACACGGTTTTTTACAGCCAGTCAACTAACAGAATTTACAACCAAAGGATTTAGTTTTCATGAAGCTGTGGTCTCTTCTGGTACAGATGCCAATAGTATATCTTTATGTTCTCCATCTTCCCAAATTACTGTTAGTATTACTCCCGAAATTATTGATCCTGAAACCATCGGACAACCCCAAGGAAAATTAGCCATTATTGGGACTGGGCCTGGGGCAAAAAAGTGGATATCACCAGAAGTTACAGAAATTCTCAATCATGCTACCGATTTAGTTGGATATAAAACCTATATTAATTTAATTGGTAGTTTAGCTGATGGTAAAAACATTCACGAATCTGATAATAGAGAAGAAGAAGCAAGGGCAAAAATGGCCTTAGACTTAGCAGCAGAGGGCAAATATGTGGTGGTAGTCTCTTCTGGTGATCCGGGAATTTATGCCATGGCCACCGCAGTTTTTGAAGTCATAGATAAATATAATTGTCCAGAATGGCAGACTATTGATATTCAAGTAGCACCAGGTATTTCCGCCATGCAAGCTACTGCCGCAGCTATTGGCGCACCATTAGGACATGACTTTTGTGTAATTTCCCTTTCTGACATTTTAAAACCTTGGGAAATTATCGCTCAACGGATTGAAAAAGCTGCTCAAGGTGATTTTGTGATTGCATTTTATAATCCAGTTTCTAAATATAGAAATTGGCAATTAACAGAAGCTAAAAATATTTTATTACAACATAGAAAACCAGATACTCCAGTGATATTAGGTTGGAATATTGGTAGACCAGGACAAGCAGTAAAAGTAATGAATCTGGAAGATTTAGAACCTGTAGAAGCAGATATGCGAACATTAATTATTGTTGGTTCTTCTCAAACTCGGAAAATAGAAACTGATGCACAAGATATCAGGGTTTATACACCAAGGCAGTATAATTCGTAA
- a CDS encoding precorrin-2 C(20)-methyltransferase, with translation MNSKGRLYGIGVGPGDPELLTLKALRLLRSASVIAYQSATDRESIARKIVSSYLPGNQVEVSYHLPRALEPEKAKSVYDQEIEPINEHLAAGRDVVVLCEGDPFFYGSFMYIFTRLSHQYQTEVVPGISSLMACPVSLGVPFTYYNDILTVLPATLPTEMLISQLLATDAAAIMKLGRHFAKVRDVLHQLGLQSRARYIERATTTEQRILPLDEVKPEEVPYFSMIVIPTIQRL, from the coding sequence ATGAACTCAAAAGGCCGTTTGTATGGTATCGGTGTCGGCCCTGGAGATCCAGAACTGTTGACATTAAAAGCATTGCGCTTATTACGTTCGGCCTCTGTCATCGCTTATCAGTCAGCCACAGACCGGGAAAGTATCGCTCGCAAAATAGTGTCTTCATATTTACCCGGTAATCAAGTCGAGGTTTCCTACCATCTCCCCCGTGCTTTAGAACCAGAAAAAGCTAAATCTGTTTATGACCAAGAAATAGAACCCATTAATGAACATTTAGCAGCGGGTCGAGATGTGGTAGTTCTCTGTGAAGGTGATCCGTTTTTTTACGGTTCTTTCATGTACATTTTTACTCGGTTATCTCATCAATATCAAACAGAAGTTGTCCCTGGCATTTCTTCTTTGATGGCCTGTCCAGTATCCTTGGGTGTACCCTTCACCTACTACAACGATATTCTGACGGTGTTACCTGCCACTTTGCCCACAGAAATGCTTATTTCTCAATTATTAGCCACAGATGCAGCAGCCATTATGAAATTAGGCCGTCATTTTGCCAAAGTCCGTGATGTCTTGCATCAACTAGGATTACAATCACGGGCAAGATATATTGAAAGGGCAACCACTACAGAACAAAGAATTTTACCCTTAGATGAAGTCAAACCCGAAGAAGTACCTTATTTTTCTATGATTGTCATCCCGACGATACAAAGACTCTAA
- a CDS encoding precorrin-8X methylmutase encodes MYDYIRDGNEIYRKSFSIIRSEANLENFPEDISQVAVRLVHACGMPDIVQELEYSNDVVESARKALEAGAPVLCDSYMVAQGVTRKRLPTNNAVICTLNDPEVPTIAKRLLNTRSASALELWRFHLEGAVVAIGNAPTALFRLLEMLDEGVPRPAAILGFPVGFVGAVESKVALAENSRGVPFLTLHGRRGGSAIASAAVNAIATEEEI; translated from the coding sequence ATGTATGATTATATACGTGATGGCAACGAAATATACAGAAAATCTTTCTCCATTATTCGCTCAGAAGCTAACTTAGAAAACTTCCCAGAAGACATATCTCAAGTAGCTGTACGTCTAGTCCATGCTTGTGGAATGCCGGACATAGTCCAAGAATTAGAATATTCCAATGATGTGGTGGAGTCAGCCAGAAAAGCTTTAGAGGCTGGCGCACCCGTTTTGTGTGACAGTTATATGGTTGCACAGGGTGTGACTAGAAAAAGACTACCTACCAATAATGCTGTGATCTGTACTTTGAATGATCCCGAAGTGCCGACAATAGCAAAAAGGTTATTAAATACCCGTTCAGCTTCAGCCTTAGAATTATGGCGTTTCCATTTAGAAGGGGCAGTTGTGGCTATTGGTAATGCACCCACAGCCTTGTTTAGATTATTAGAAATGCTAGATGAGGGAGTACCACGTCCAGCCGCTATTTTAGGCTTTCCTGTCGGTTTTGTAGGGGCAGTTGAGTCCAAAGTGGCATTAGCAGAAAATAGTCGTGGCGTACCATTTTTAACTTTACATGGACGACGGGGTGGTAGTGCGATCGCCTCCGCTGCTGTGAACGCCATAGCCACCGAGGAAGAAATATGA
- the cobG gene encoding precorrin-3B synthase: protein MLSVFTACPGLFYTTPAQDGILSRLRIPAGILNIEQLHLIADIADNYGGGYVDITNRANLQIREIKQNIGVEILQGLQTLGLGSINPKVDHIRNIMASPTAGIDTQELIDVRPLVKAWDEYITANSHLGELSAKFSVCFDGGGKLSVAKCPNDITLVATSIVEGCREEHKFFPTGEWGLNKVYFILYICGIESPEKFKNIGLYLKPEACIPVLAALAEVYLRHTDCTLLRKPRLREVISNLGWENYLQQVQNYLHEHHWELFTKLHNQDLIYQHQNATLRSYERNKNPKFYHLGIHRQKQSGLVYIGVVLPLGRLQSWQIRGLANLSQKYGNGTIRLTPWQNLLITDISESQIAEVKKEIHLLGLSYSAINIKSGLVSCSGKRGCAAAATDTKSHALTLGEYLESHLFLDSHINIHFSGCAKSCAQRHPGDITLLGVNIEVENETLEGYEVYLGNDNLQQFGRQIYDHVPLAKLPQLLARMLRVYQTKRVNSQESFREFANRYDIPELKQLFTVQSI, encoded by the coding sequence TTGTTAAGCGTATTTACTGCCTGTCCAGGCTTATTTTACACTACACCAGCCCAAGATGGGATTTTATCTCGTCTGAGAATACCCGCTGGAATTTTGAACATTGAACAGTTACATCTGATTGCAGATATAGCCGATAATTATGGTGGTGGCTATGTAGATATCACAAATCGGGCTAACCTACAAATTAGGGAAATCAAGCAAAATATAGGTGTAGAAATTCTTCAAGGTCTACAAACATTAGGCTTGGGTTCTATTAATCCCAAAGTAGATCATATCCGTAATATCATGGCTAGTCCTACAGCAGGTATAGATACACAAGAATTAATAGATGTTCGTCCTCTAGTTAAAGCTTGGGATGAATACATAACAGCTAACTCCCATCTAGGAGAACTATCAGCAAAATTCAGCGTTTGTTTTGATGGTGGTGGTAAACTTTCAGTCGCCAAATGCCCAAATGATATTACATTAGTGGCAACCTCAATTGTAGAGGGGTGTAGGGAAGAACATAAGTTCTTTCCTACAGGGGAATGGGGATTAAATAAAGTATACTTTATTTTGTATATTTGTGGGATTGAATCTCCGGAAAAATTTAAAAATATCGGACTTTACTTAAAACCAGAAGCGTGTATTCCTGTTTTAGCAGCTTTAGCAGAAGTATATCTACGACATACAGACTGTACTCTTCTTCGTAAACCACGTTTACGAGAAGTTATCAGCAATTTAGGTTGGGAAAATTATCTACAGCAGGTTCAAAATTATTTGCATGAACACCACTGGGAATTATTCACAAAGTTACACAATCAAGACTTGATTTATCAACATCAAAATGCAACTTTACGAAGTTATGAAAGAAATAAAAACCCAAAATTTTATCATCTTGGTATTCATCGCCAAAAACAATCAGGATTAGTTTATATTGGTGTAGTCTTGCCTTTGGGACGATTGCAAAGTTGGCAAATTCGAGGTTTAGCTAACTTGTCCCAAAAATATGGTAATGGTACTATCAGACTTACACCATGGCAAAATCTACTGATTACTGATATTTCTGAATCCCAAATTGCTGAGGTAAAGAAAGAAATTCATCTTTTAGGACTCAGTTATTCAGCAATTAACATCAAAAGTGGACTTGTCTCTTGTTCAGGAAAGCGTGGTTGTGCTGCTGCTGCAACTGATACAAAAAGTCATGCTTTAACATTAGGAGAATATTTAGAATCTCATTTATTTTTAGATTCTCACATTAATATTCATTTTAGTGGGTGTGCTAAATCTTGCGCTCAACGTCATCCAGGTGATATTACATTGCTAGGTGTCAACATCGAGGTGGAAAATGAAACATTAGAAGGTTATGAAGTTTACCTTGGTAACGATAATTTACAGCAATTCGGTCGTCAAATTTATGACCACGTACCTTTGGCAAAATTGCCCCAACTTTTAGCCAGAATGTTGAGAGTATATCAAACTAAACGAGTTAATTCTCAAGAATCATTTAGAGAATTTGCCAACCGTTATGATATACCTGAACTCAAACAATTGTTTACTGTCCAATCTATTTAG
- a CDS encoding HPF/RaiA family ribosome-associated protein → MKVTPEITYRHVEKSPVIDNLVHEKIAKLEHFCDYINSCHITIEKIHDRPRSGSPYRVRIDLTVPPGHELVAQRNPGESIQYEPLDAVIRQTFDAMRQQLAKLTQLQRASEKVGRYEEVPENIGFVTKLFRENGYGFLKTLDGREMYFHRNSVLHHEFDRLEIGTGVHFSPEEGKEGPQASTVKIVDKPGVCAGKASTTIIEPPLDW, encoded by the coding sequence ATGAAAGTAACGCCAGAAATTACTTATCGTCATGTAGAAAAATCTCCTGTGATTGATAATTTAGTCCATGAAAAAATTGCTAAATTAGAGCATTTTTGTGATTACATTAATAGCTGTCATATTACCATAGAGAAAATACATGATCGTCCCCGGAGTGGTTCTCCTTATCGAGTTAGAATTGATTTAACTGTTCCTCCTGGACATGAACTGGTAGCACAGAGAAATCCTGGGGAAAGTATTCAATATGAACCCCTGGATGCGGTAATTAGACAAACTTTTGATGCTATGCGACAGCAGTTAGCTAAACTGACTCAACTGCAACGTGCAAGTGAAAAAGTCGGTAGATATGAAGAAGTCCCAGAAAATATAGGTTTTGTGACTAAGTTATTTCGAGAAAATGGCTATGGTTTTTTAAAAACTTTAGATGGGAGAGAGATGTATTTCCACAGAAATAGCGTTTTACATCATGAATTTGACCGATTAGAAATTGGAACTGGTGTACATTTCTCTCCAGAAGAAGGTAAAGAAGGACCTCAAGCAAGCACTGTAAAAATAGTTGATAAACCTGGTGTCTGTGCTGGTAAAGCATCAACAACAATTATTGAACCCCCTTTAGATTGGTAG
- a CDS encoding pyridoxamine 5'-phosphate oxidase family protein, with translation MANSQDYHQKIQHLRQIIQNIDCTMLTTVDEDGSLHSRPMSIFNEIDTDGKLWFFTFANSHKVLEIERRQQVNVSFSAPDKQRYISISGTAELVRDRNKLAEKWQPILQTWFHQGLDEPNIALLKININKADYWESLSSFIPQTISFLELSHI, from the coding sequence ATGGCAAATTCACAAGATTATCATCAAAAAATTCAGCACTTGCGTCAAATCATCCAAAATATTGACTGTACTATGTTAACTACAGTTGATGAAGATGGTAGTTTACACAGTCGGCCTATGTCAATTTTTAATGAAATAGACACAGATGGTAAACTCTGGTTTTTTACCTTTGCTAACTCCCATAAGGTATTAGAAATCGAACGCCGTCAACAAGTAAACGTCAGTTTTTCTGCACCAGATAAACAGCGATATATCTCTATTTCTGGTACAGCAGAACTGGTGAGAGATAGAAATAAATTAGCAGAAAAATGGCAACCAATATTACAAACCTGGTTTCATCAGGGATTAGATGAACCCAATATTGCTTTACTAAAAATTAATATCAATAAAGCAGATTATTGGGAAAGTCTATCAAGTTTCATCCCACAAACAATTAGTTTTTTAGAACTCTCACATATTTAA